The Chitinophaga sp. H8 genome contains a region encoding:
- a CDS encoding outer membrane beta-barrel protein produces MRTHLLLLWAATFFTASGYAQSTGTKNEIPPATGVKIVGKVVEGNTTKAVEYASVVLLRATDSAVISGMYTPPDGHFTFDKIAPGQYVVRVTFMGYEKLEKGVKTTPGKNTVIMGTLRLQTSGQTLAAVEIKGEKPAFSMQIDRQVFDAGSILTADGGTATDILKNVPSVDVDIDDNLTMRGKSVTVYVDGKPSPFGDAKTALQMIPAESVDRVELIVNPSAKFEAQGGGGIINIVLKKDKAIGYNVMLNAGVDSRGQLNGSANASLRLRKFNFFGNLNGRDNHADGSGFSRRQNLVPDQSGTTFFTQQSANNNSSNGYGARLGFDYFLDDHNTFTISQGMNKNTGASEDNILLNYLDLHQSPLRSGARNNNSSNKNSHHNTNFNYKHTFDKPNQELTAYVSYSTNGSNSNSNYRTQYQKAGAPEPDLPGLQQNKSNNENRFWNIQSDYTSPIGQKGKLEAGVKGTMRMIENDYNAMVYDYDIASYQKSNQLSNTYNYEEDIFGAYFNFANAIGNLGYQVGARMEQSFLKGYSFTKDTTVDNRFFNVFPSLFLKYNLPKDKNKSLVFNYSTRIDRPNFDQLLPYINNSDPQNIRIGNPELQPSLTHKYEMNYAVYFPASNNFMSTGVYYSQTNDNIERISTLDTITGITTTLPQNLSKHKDMGGNFTYRLRLYKWWTVTTNLNLQYTQMSGSTIASLNNENISYGVNVNTNIRLPAKFSVQLNGKYRSPRVLPQGTFKAMNGIDMGMRKELLKNNALAISLNVSDLLNTQQFNSHYVTPNFIQDYDRKRITRFVRVNVRYRFGKMDPNLFRKKKHQKEEEEETEKEKEAPRSGNERL; encoded by the coding sequence ATGCGCACTCATTTATTACTGCTATGGGCAGCAACATTTTTTACTGCCTCCGGCTATGCACAATCTACCGGTACCAAAAATGAAATACCTCCTGCTACAGGAGTGAAAATAGTGGGCAAGGTAGTGGAAGGCAATACTACTAAAGCGGTGGAATATGCTTCTGTAGTACTGTTGCGTGCAACAGACTCTGCGGTAATATCGGGTATGTATACACCGCCTGATGGCCACTTTACTTTTGATAAAATCGCACCTGGCCAGTATGTAGTGCGGGTTACTTTCATGGGATATGAGAAACTGGAAAAGGGGGTAAAAACAACGCCGGGCAAAAATACGGTAATCATGGGTACCCTCCGGTTGCAAACCAGCGGACAAACCCTGGCTGCGGTAGAAATAAAAGGAGAAAAACCGGCATTCTCCATGCAGATAGACCGGCAGGTGTTTGATGCCGGTAGCATTTTAACAGCGGATGGCGGCACCGCTACTGATATATTGAAGAACGTTCCCAGCGTAGATGTGGATATCGATGATAATCTTACCATGCGCGGCAAATCCGTTACGGTATACGTGGATGGCAAACCCTCTCCTTTTGGTGACGCGAAAACAGCCCTGCAGATGATTCCGGCAGAAAGCGTAGACCGGGTGGAACTGATCGTAAATCCTTCTGCCAAATTTGAAGCCCAGGGGGGCGGTGGGATCATTAATATTGTGCTGAAAAAAGATAAGGCAATCGGATACAATGTAATGCTGAATGCAGGGGTAGACTCCCGCGGACAACTAAACGGCAGCGCCAATGCCAGCCTGCGGCTCAGGAAATTCAACTTCTTTGGCAATCTCAATGGACGCGATAATCACGCTGATGGCAGCGGATTCAGCAGAAGGCAGAACCTGGTCCCTGACCAAAGCGGCACTACCTTCTTTACACAACAAAGCGCCAATAATAACAGCAGTAATGGTTATGGCGCCCGCCTGGGATTTGATTACTTTCTTGATGATCATAATACGTTTACCATTTCCCAGGGCATGAATAAAAACACCGGCGCCAGCGAGGACAATATCCTCCTGAACTACCTGGACCTGCACCAGTCGCCGTTAAGATCCGGAGCACGCAATAATAACAGCAGCAATAAAAACAGCCATCATAATACCAACTTTAATTACAAACATACTTTTGACAAGCCCAACCAGGAGTTAACGGCATATGTGAGCTACAGTACCAACGGCAGCAATAGCAACAGCAACTACCGCACCCAGTACCAAAAAGCCGGTGCTCCGGAACCCGACCTGCCGGGACTGCAACAGAACAAAAGCAATAATGAAAACCGTTTCTGGAACATACAATCAGATTATACTTCTCCCATAGGCCAGAAAGGTAAGCTCGAAGCGGGTGTAAAAGGTACCATGCGTATGATCGAAAACGATTACAACGCGATGGTATACGACTACGATATAGCGTCTTACCAAAAAAGCAATCAGCTATCCAATACCTATAACTATGAAGAAGATATTTTTGGGGCTTACTTTAATTTTGCCAATGCTATCGGCAACCTCGGTTATCAGGTAGGCGCCCGCATGGAACAATCCTTCCTGAAAGGTTATTCCTTTACAAAAGATACAACAGTTGACAACCGTTTCTTTAATGTTTTTCCAAGCCTTTTCCTGAAGTATAATCTGCCTAAAGACAAAAACAAAAGCCTGGTCTTTAATTACTCTACCCGTATAGACCGCCCTAATTTTGATCAGCTGCTGCCTTACATCAATAATTCCGACCCGCAGAATATCCGGATAGGCAACCCGGAACTACAACCGTCCTTAACACATAAGTATGAAATGAACTATGCGGTTTATTTTCCGGCCAGCAACAATTTTATGAGTACCGGGGTATATTATTCACAAACCAATGACAACATAGAACGGATCAGTACCCTGGATACTATTACCGGTATTACTACCACCCTGCCGCAAAACCTGAGTAAACATAAAGACATGGGAGGTAATTTCACCTACCGCCTGCGCCTTTACAAATGGTGGACCGTAACTACTAATCTGAACCTGCAGTATACACAAATGAGCGGCAGTACCATTGCCAGCTTAAATAATGAAAATATCAGCTATGGGGTTAATGTGAATACCAATATCCGGCTGCCAGCAAAATTCAGTGTGCAGCTCAATGGAAAATACCGTTCTCCCCGGGTATTGCCGCAAGGTACCTTTAAAGCAATGAACGGCATCGATATGGGCATGCGGAAAGAGTTGCTCAAAAACAATGCACTCGCGATTTCCTTAAATGTATCCGATCTGCTTAATACACAGCAATTCAACTCACATTATGTAACCCCTAATTTTATACAGGATTACGACCGCAAGCGTATTACCCGCTTTGTAAGAGTAAACGTGCGTTACCGTTTTGGGAAAATGGACCCGAATCTTTTCCGGAAGAAAAAACATCAAAAAGAAGAGGAAGAAGAAACGGAAAAAGAAAAAGAAGCCCCCAGATCCGGCAACGAAAGATTATAG
- a CDS encoding protein-L-isoaspartate(D-aspartate) O-methyltransferase — protein sequence MRRYDDTYKQKGLRKQLVDSIRQKGITDENVLQAIGNIPRHYFLDTAFEGIAYEDRAFPIGEGQTISQPYTVAYQTQLLEVRPYEKVLEIGTGSAYQACVLAELKVSVYTIERQKKLFETVKEFPFKTKYPNLRFFYGDGYEGLPTYAPFDKILVTAAAPQIPEKLLHQLKIGGKMVIPVGSHDIQRMLRITRMGETEFDQEFFDNFSFVPMLAGKKG from the coding sequence ATGAGGCGGTATGATGATACTTATAAGCAAAAAGGATTACGTAAACAGTTGGTAGATAGTATCCGGCAGAAAGGAATTACGGATGAAAATGTGTTGCAGGCAATTGGGAATATTCCAAGGCATTATTTTTTAGATACAGCCTTTGAGGGCATTGCATATGAGGACCGGGCATTCCCGATCGGAGAAGGGCAAACCATTTCCCAGCCCTACACTGTTGCCTACCAGACACAATTACTAGAAGTAAGGCCGTACGAAAAAGTACTGGAAATAGGGACCGGAAGCGCCTACCAGGCTTGCGTGCTGGCGGAGCTGAAAGTAAGTGTCTATACTATTGAGCGCCAGAAGAAACTGTTTGAAACAGTAAAAGAATTCCCGTTTAAAACCAAATATCCCAATCTCCGGTTCTTTTATGGAGATGGTTACGAGGGCCTTCCTACTTATGCGCCTTTTGATAAAATACTGGTAACTGCCGCAGCTCCGCAGATACCTGAAAAACTGTTGCACCAGCTGAAAATAGGTGGAAAGATGGTCATTCCCGTAGGTAGCCATGACATACAACGTATGCTCAGGATCACCCGTATGGGGGAAACGGAATTTGACCAGGAGTTTTTCGACAACTTCTCCTTTGTGCCAATGCTGGCAGGGAAAAAAGGATAG
- a CDS encoding YceI family protein has translation MLVALVFASSCKKKDTPPEITGKYGIVAADSKLEWKGYKNGGGHHGAFTVAPADITVQQGKIAGGTFTVDITTIQDFDLSVEEGRDELLDHLQSDAFFNVALHPTATFTITSQAPYEGGTEGAIAGANCIIKGNFTMLGKTLAISFPAKVNVTGTSLLAEATFKIDRTKWGMNSFSDPAGGLYVFPNVDIILKIKADK, from the coding sequence ATGTTAGTAGCCCTTGTGTTTGCCTCCAGTTGCAAGAAAAAGGACACCCCACCTGAAATAACAGGTAAATATGGGATAGTGGCGGCAGACAGTAAACTGGAATGGAAAGGGTATAAGAATGGGGGAGGCCATCACGGCGCCTTTACGGTAGCCCCGGCTGATATAACGGTACAACAGGGTAAAATAGCCGGTGGAACGTTTACAGTAGATATTACCACCATTCAGGATTTTGATCTTTCGGTAGAAGAGGGCCGGGACGAACTGCTGGATCACCTGCAATCAGACGCGTTTTTTAATGTAGCCCTGCACCCCACGGCCACTTTCACTATCACCTCCCAGGCCCCCTATGAGGGAGGTACTGAAGGAGCGATAGCAGGGGCGAACTGCATCATAAAAGGGAATTTTACAATGTTGGGGAAAACACTGGCTATCAGCTTCCCTGCCAAAGTAAATGTAACAGGTACCTCCCTGCTGGCAGAAGCCACTTTTAAAATAGACCGCACCAAATGGGGAATGAATAGCTTTTCAGACCCTGCTGGTGGATTGTATGTTTTCCCGAATGTGGATATTATATTAAAGATCAAGGCCGATAAATAG
- a CDS encoding phospho-sugar mutase, with the protein MDTNIQSKVAQWLNGKYDAETVAAIRHLEATNPDELTDAFYRNLEFGTGGLRGIMGVGTNRMNKYTVGMATQGYANYLKQAFTGEIKVAIAHDCRNNSRFFAETTANVFAANGIKVFLFESLRPTPELSFTIRHLKCQGGVVLTASHNPKEYNGYKAYWDDGGQLVPPHDKNVIREVEKISSIDEVKWSGGAENIISIGQDVDEAYLQMLQGLSIHPEVTASQHDLKIVYTPIHGSGITLVPQILARNGFTNVHIVTEQATPDGNFPTVIYPNPEEAETMSIGLQKAKELDADILLGTDPDADRVGIAVKDLKGEWVLVNGNQTAALLFNYIIEGRKNKGLAKPEDFVCKTVVTSDLIDVFAAKNNIRCYNVLTGFKWIADLIRRHEPQEKFICGGEESYGYMIGDKVRDKDAIASVAMICEMAAYVRSQGKTLFQQLVNIYIQYGFYKDHLISITKKGMKGADEIANMMKGYRENPPATINGSAVVTLYDYQLQQVKNLKTGETQAIDLPKSNVLQFILADGSKISARPSGTEPKIKFYFSVHDKLDNVADFDAVNQLLEERIANIIQDMQLK; encoded by the coding sequence ATGGATACTAATATTCAAAGTAAAGTAGCACAGTGGCTGAATGGAAAATATGATGCGGAAACGGTGGCCGCTATCCGGCACCTGGAAGCAACTAATCCTGATGAACTGACAGATGCCTTCTACCGTAACCTGGAGTTTGGTACGGGGGGATTAAGAGGGATTATGGGAGTAGGTACCAACCGTATGAATAAATATACGGTAGGCATGGCTACCCAGGGATATGCCAATTATCTGAAACAAGCCTTTACCGGTGAAATAAAAGTAGCTATTGCGCACGACTGCCGTAACAACAGCCGCTTTTTTGCGGAAACTACAGCCAATGTCTTTGCTGCCAATGGTATAAAAGTGTTTTTATTCGAAAGCCTCCGCCCTACCCCGGAACTTTCTTTTACCATCCGCCATCTGAAATGTCAGGGAGGAGTAGTATTAACCGCCTCACACAATCCTAAGGAATATAACGGGTACAAGGCCTACTGGGATGACGGCGGGCAACTGGTACCCCCACACGATAAAAATGTGATCCGTGAAGTAGAAAAGATCTCTTCTATTGATGAGGTAAAATGGAGTGGTGGTGCCGAGAATATCATTAGTATTGGCCAGGATGTTGACGAAGCCTACCTGCAAATGCTGCAAGGCCTGTCTATCCATCCTGAAGTAACCGCCAGCCAGCACGACCTGAAAATAGTATATACCCCCATTCATGGCAGTGGTATCACCCTGGTGCCGCAGATCCTGGCACGCAATGGCTTTACCAATGTACACATCGTAACGGAGCAGGCTACACCGGATGGTAATTTTCCTACTGTGATCTACCCTAATCCGGAAGAAGCGGAAACTATGAGCATTGGCCTGCAAAAAGCCAAAGAACTGGATGCCGATATCCTGTTGGGTACCGATCCGGATGCCGACCGTGTAGGTATTGCTGTAAAAGACCTGAAAGGGGAATGGGTACTGGTAAATGGTAACCAGACAGCGGCCCTGCTTTTTAACTATATCATTGAAGGCCGGAAAAACAAAGGATTAGCCAAACCGGAAGACTTTGTATGTAAAACGGTAGTGACCTCCGACCTGATCGACGTATTTGCTGCTAAAAACAATATCCGTTGTTATAATGTACTTACCGGCTTTAAATGGATTGCAGACCTGATCCGCAGGCATGAACCACAGGAAAAGTTCATCTGTGGCGGGGAGGAATCCTATGGTTATATGATCGGAGATAAGGTAAGGGATAAAGATGCGATCGCTTCTGTGGCCATGATCTGTGAGATGGCCGCTTATGTGCGTAGCCAGGGCAAAACCCTGTTTCAGCAACTGGTCAATATATACATACAATACGGCTTTTATAAAGACCACCTGATCTCCATTACCAAAAAAGGAATGAAAGGTGCGGATGAAATCGCCAATATGATGAAAGGCTACCGGGAAAACCCACCTGCTACCATCAATGGTTCGGCGGTAGTGACCCTTTACGACTACCAGCTGCAGCAGGTAAAAAACCTTAAAACAGGGGAAACACAGGCCATTGACCTGCCTAAATCCAATGTTTTACAGTTTATTCTGGCGGATGGCAGCAAAATATCTGCCCGCCCTTCCGGTACCGAACCCAAGATCAAATTCTATTTCAGTGTGCACGACAAACTGGACAATGTAGCTGACTTTGATGCGGTGAACCAGTTGCTGGAAGAACGCATTGCCAATATTATCCAGGATATGCAATTGAAATAG
- a CDS encoding DUF2279 domain-containing protein yields MKKLLTILSFQLLVYCAPAQKLTTFDIPDTTVKPRVWLLGGATAALYGGGLLALNSAWYKGYPKSGFHFFNDAGEWKQMDKMGHVFSAYMIGKYSRELWRWSGLPRKQQIWIGGVSGFAYLSVIEILDGFSEQWGFSWSDMSANVAGSALFISQELAWNEQRIQLKFSSYPQYYSDPVLADKANQQFGKSFPERTLKDYNAQTYWISVNLHSFAQNSGLPKWLNMAVGYGANGMIRATDNTWTDDAGTKYDYSHMPRIRQFYLSPDIDFTKIPTRKKGFRVLFQVLNMLKFPAPTLELTSEGRLRLHAIHF; encoded by the coding sequence ATGAAAAAACTGCTTACCATCCTTTCTTTCCAGTTACTGGTGTATTGTGCCCCGGCGCAAAAGCTGACTACATTCGACATTCCTGATACTACTGTTAAACCAAGAGTATGGCTGCTGGGCGGGGCTACTGCGGCATTATACGGTGGCGGACTACTGGCCTTAAACAGTGCCTGGTACAAAGGATACCCCAAGTCAGGTTTCCATTTTTTTAATGATGCCGGTGAATGGAAACAGATGGATAAGATGGGACATGTATTCAGTGCCTATATGATAGGGAAATACAGCCGCGAGCTATGGCGATGGTCTGGCCTTCCGCGAAAACAACAGATATGGATAGGTGGCGTAAGCGGATTTGCCTACTTGTCTGTTATTGAGATATTGGATGGGTTTTCGGAACAATGGGGGTTTTCCTGGAGTGATATGAGTGCTAATGTAGCGGGTAGTGCACTGTTCATCAGCCAGGAACTTGCCTGGAATGAGCAACGTATTCAGCTCAAATTTTCTTCCTATCCGCAATATTACAGCGATCCCGTGCTGGCAGATAAAGCTAACCAGCAATTTGGTAAAAGCTTCCCGGAACGGACACTGAAAGATTATAATGCCCAGACTTACTGGATAAGTGTAAACCTGCACTCCTTCGCCCAAAACAGCGGGCTCCCAAAATGGCTGAATATGGCCGTAGGATATGGTGCCAATGGTATGATAAGGGCAACAGATAATACCTGGACAGATGATGCCGGTACAAAATATGATTATAGCCATATGCCCCGTATACGCCAGTTTTATCTGTCGCCCGATATAGACTTCACCAAAATACCTACCAGAAAAAAGGGATTCAGGGTGTTATTTCAGGTACTGAATATGCTCAAGTTTCCGGCCCCTACCCTGGAACTTACCTCTGAAGGCAGACTCAGGCTGCATGCCATTCATTTCTAA
- a CDS encoding phosphoribosyltransferase family protein → MESKNIILTPDIIQKKIERIAYEIYEHNSDETSIILAGIWDRGVILTHRIAEILRRISPLEIKIIELRLDKQHPSEVTLSEPLDVTGKVIVLIDDVANSGRTMLYALKPFLQQLPRKIQTAVLVDRKHKSFPLSVDFVGYSLATTLQDMVMVDVAGNDITSAYLI, encoded by the coding sequence ATGGAAAGTAAGAACATCATTTTAACACCAGATATCATCCAAAAGAAGATAGAGCGTATTGCTTATGAAATATATGAGCATAACAGTGATGAAACCTCGATTATACTGGCAGGTATCTGGGATCGTGGCGTGATCCTTACACATCGCATTGCTGAGATACTGAGGAGGATTTCCCCGTTGGAAATCAAAATCATTGAACTGCGCCTGGATAAACAGCACCCTTCCGAAGTAACCCTTTCCGAACCCCTGGATGTAACCGGTAAGGTGATCGTGCTGATAGATGATGTGGCAAATTCCGGCCGCACCATGTTATATGCGCTTAAGCCATTCTTACAGCAGCTGCCCCGGAAAATACAAACAGCTGTACTGGTGGACCGGAAACATAAATCCTTCCCCTTATCCGTGGATTTTGTAGGTTATTCACTCGCTACTACCCTCCAGGATATGGTAATGGTAGATGTAGCAGGGAATGACATTACCTCTGCCTATCTGATCTGA
- a CDS encoding (Fe-S)-binding protein, with protein sequence MRIVQELLFVIAFGAAVYLFSGKAAQIRRNILLGRDISLRDNPGQRWRNMLLLAFGQKKMFRNPLVAVLHFFVYAGFLIINIEILEIILDGILGTHRLFAPVLGSLYGVLIGCFEILAVLVILGCAVFLIRRNLLKLRRFISKDLDGWPRSDANYILITEIVLMLLFLTMNTADQVLQAHGTEHYIATGSFWVTGMFTPLLSGLSDSTLIALERGCWWLHILGVLAFLNYLPYSKHLHIMLAFPNAYFSSLQPKGRMANMPAVQHEVQLMLQPELAANAPASDAVPKFGAKDVSDLTWKNLLDAYSCTECGRCSAACPANLTGKLLSPRKIMMDTRDRAEEVGRHIKANGGTFSDDGKALLRDYISEEELRACTSCNACVEECPVSINPLDIILQLRRHLVMEESSAPAEWNMMFSNIENNMAPWKFSPDDRDKWATEMN encoded by the coding sequence ATGCGAATAGTACAAGAGCTTTTATTTGTTATTGCGTTTGGAGCGGCGGTATACCTCTTTTCGGGGAAAGCCGCTCAGATCCGGCGGAATATACTGCTGGGGAGGGATATCTCCCTCCGGGATAATCCGGGGCAGCGCTGGCGGAATATGTTATTGCTGGCCTTTGGTCAGAAAAAGATGTTTCGCAATCCCCTTGTGGCAGTGCTTCACTTCTTCGTATATGCTGGCTTTCTGATCATTAATATAGAAATACTTGAAATAATACTGGACGGTATCCTGGGTACCCATCGTTTATTCGCTCCCGTACTAGGCAGCCTTTATGGTGTACTTATCGGTTGTTTTGAGATCCTGGCCGTATTGGTGATCCTGGGTTGTGCTGTTTTTCTGATCAGGAGAAACCTGCTTAAACTAAGGCGCTTTATCAGCAAGGACCTAGATGGATGGCCCAGATCGGATGCAAATTATATCCTGATCACGGAAATAGTGCTGATGCTGTTATTCCTGACTATGAATACGGCCGACCAGGTATTACAGGCCCATGGGACAGAACATTACATTGCTACCGGCAGCTTTTGGGTAACGGGGATGTTCACACCCCTGCTCAGCGGTCTTTCAGATAGTACCCTGATTGCACTGGAAAGGGGATGCTGGTGGTTGCATATTTTAGGGGTGCTGGCCTTTTTGAACTACCTGCCCTATTCCAAGCACCTGCATATTATGCTGGCCTTTCCCAATGCTTACTTCAGCAGCCTGCAGCCTAAAGGCCGGATGGCCAATATGCCTGCGGTACAACATGAGGTACAGCTAATGCTGCAGCCGGAACTGGCGGCGAATGCTCCTGCCAGTGATGCCGTACCCAAATTCGGCGCTAAAGATGTCAGTGACCTTACCTGGAAAAATCTCCTGGATGCCTATAGCTGTACAGAATGTGGCCGCTGCTCAGCAGCTTGTCCGGCCAATCTTACAGGCAAATTATTATCTCCCAGAAAGATCATGATGGATACCCGCGACCGTGCGGAGGAAGTAGGTAGGCATATCAAAGCAAATGGCGGCACCTTCTCCGATGATGGTAAAGCCCTTTTACGTGATTATATCAGCGAAGAAGAGCTGCGTGCCTGCACCAGCTGCAATGCCTGTGTGGAGGAATGCCCGGTAAGTATTAATCCGCTGGATATTATCCTTCAGCTGCGCCGCCACCTCGTGATGGAAGAATCCAGTGCGCCGGCAGAATGGAATATGATGTTCAGCAACATTGAGAATAATATGGCCCCCTGGAAGTTCAGTCCGGATGACAGAGACAAATGGGCTACTGAAATGAACTGA
- a CDS encoding (Fe-S)-binding protein — MQIKTMAEYAANGEMPEVLFWVGCAGSFDQRAQKITKAFATILDKVGIKFAILGKEESCTGDPARRAGNEFIFQMMAQNNIQVLNGYGVKKIVTACPHCFNTLKNEYPELGGNYEVIHHTTLLQQLIDEGKIKMSEGGTFKGKKITYHDSCYLGRANQIYEAPRKVLEILDAELVEMKRCRSNGLCCGAGGAQMFKEEEKGTTRVNFERGKEAVATGAGIIAANCPFCMTMLSDGVKEEGKEDTVQVLDIAEIIAAGMQ; from the coding sequence ATGCAGATAAAAACAATGGCCGAATACGCCGCAAATGGGGAAATGCCGGAAGTACTTTTTTGGGTAGGATGTGCAGGTAGCTTTGACCAGCGTGCGCAAAAGATCACCAAAGCATTTGCTACCATATTGGATAAAGTAGGGATAAAGTTTGCTATCCTGGGCAAAGAGGAAAGCTGTACCGGAGATCCTGCCCGCCGTGCAGGCAATGAATTTATTTTCCAGATGATGGCCCAAAACAATATACAGGTGCTCAATGGCTATGGCGTAAAGAAAATCGTGACGGCCTGTCCCCATTGCTTTAATACCCTTAAAAATGAATATCCGGAACTGGGCGGCAATTATGAAGTGATCCATCATACTACCCTGCTCCAGCAATTGATAGACGAGGGAAAGATTAAAATGTCGGAAGGCGGCACTTTTAAAGGTAAAAAAATCACTTACCACGACTCCTGCTACCTAGGCAGGGCTAATCAGATTTATGAAGCCCCCCGTAAAGTACTTGAGATCCTGGATGCCGAACTGGTAGAAATGAAACGTTGCCGCAGCAATGGATTATGCTGTGGTGCCGGAGGTGCCCAGATGTTTAAGGAAGAAGAAAAAGGAACTACCCGCGTAAATTTTGAAAGAGGCAAAGAAGCGGTGGCTACCGGTGCGGGTATCATTGCGGCCAACTGCCCGTTTTGTATGACCATGCTCTCTGATGGGGTAAAAGAAGAAGGAAAGGAAGATACCGTACAGGTATTGGATATTGCGGAGATCATTGCCGCAGGAATGCAGTAA
- a CDS encoding response regulator transcription factor, whose product MNSTILYVEDELSLGKIVKESLQRRGFEVVLESDGAKALALFKQTRPAVCVLDIMLPNKDGFEIAEEIRALDPQVPILFLTAKTQTADLVKGFTLGGNDYIRKPFSLEELIVRIDNVLRKTGRPLAAPADHIKIGKFRFYTNRQVLVNGREEKKLSYREAELLKLLYENRDGIIDRKSILNLLWGNDSFFNSRNLDVYITRLRMCLKEDENLEILTIKGVGYRFVLD is encoded by the coding sequence ATGAACAGTACGATTTTATATGTTGAAGACGAATTATCCCTGGGCAAAATTGTGAAAGAAAGCCTGCAGCGAAGAGGTTTTGAAGTAGTATTGGAAAGTGATGGCGCTAAAGCCCTGGCCTTGTTTAAGCAAACCCGTCCGGCAGTGTGTGTACTGGATATTATGCTACCTAATAAGGATGGCTTTGAAATAGCTGAAGAGATACGCGCCCTGGATCCGCAGGTACCTATCTTATTCCTGACCGCGAAAACACAGACGGCCGACCTGGTAAAAGGATTTACACTGGGAGGGAATGATTACATCCGTAAGCCTTTTAGCCTGGAAGAGCTGATTGTGCGCATTGATAATGTGTTGCGCAAAACAGGCAGGCCACTTGCAGCACCTGCGGATCATATTAAGATAGGTAAGTTCAGATTTTATACCAACCGGCAGGTACTGGTCAATGGGAGGGAAGAAAAGAAACTATCGTACCGGGAAGCTGAATTGCTGAAACTATTGTACGAAAACCGCGATGGGATCATTGACCGGAAAAGTATTCTCAACCTGCTTTGGGGCAATGATTCCTTTTTCAACAGCCGCAACCTGGATGTATATATCACCCGGTTGCGGATGTGTTTGAAAGAAGATGAAAACCTGGAAATACTAACGATAAAAGGAGTAGGGTACCGTTTTGTACTGGATTAA